A genomic region of Tigriopus californicus strain San Diego chromosome 1, Tcal_SD_v2.1, whole genome shotgun sequence contains the following coding sequences:
- the LOC131889628 gene encoding coiled-coil domain-containing protein 6-like isoform X5, producing MQKLRSMTETIKMLSQENSSLRTENEELRDDMLVDNTPTPSMPPDNHVPQSSEIIAPKMDSQKNNDYDDLSKPQLISLILSYDAKVKALTTEVAELARCRDEVHTKSAEKDKYKALARRLKEERNQYKESLDDKLNEQSELKDEMEKMSELIGDLRENCQQLRDELLLCRSNSQSKDYPSEFISVGTQVRFPEQKSRASSLSNMKKGSAPSLESVRRAKAVYGPAKATASSAGKTRSSVSNSTSSSIVSLRDDPKQKPSPRGSPIKKPQMSGVRSPAHGVRGTPSKSGGPRIAKPVVKPSPVQMSSPSKKPLSSRSSSPLTPPKSITSNTSSGKPSPLHQGSSPARISRIPQPSPSRIPSATRYQSPSHIRQLTQHHSRAELTPSPPPPPPPSQIPEHEEATPSPPKTPVEPHSGPGPYPSTACFTNDDIEDELDSSVLRIEADGKIQMEIKSSDNSLRSRSPVLPKGQDKGDSHAGEGSSSNESNADENDEPSADDEGSRDGDHTEDKDLGGVDTPRTSRRRSEGGSLAARRVQRTWKHFYEEECHPEAETLVPESELLEERREQNPDLSLSKLAETTLSSHQGQTEESMKSLITTSSPRDLDRKYSLPSNINESVRANDDLDDAINGIECAIQGHQNRSKSLSTIKQGLKIHIARPWLKKKPAVVEESSEEEIDRVCGSIQSVIRAHDRRQKILQRLEADKDMFVSGKVDALKAKFNERRAKTAAERSDGVTDDDEDVVY from the exons ATGCAAAAGCTCCGGAGCATGACCGAAACGATCAAAATGCTCTCCCAGGAAAACTCCAGTCTAAGGACCGAGAATGAGGAGCTTCGCGATGATATGCTCGTGGATAACACACCCACTCCGTCCATGCCTCCGGACAATCATGTACCACAGTCGTCGGAAATAATTGCGCCAAAGATGGATTCGCAAAAAAACA ATGATTACGACGACCTTTCCAAACCCCAATTGATCTCCTTAATACTTTCTTACGATGCCAAGGTGAAAGCCCTTACCACAGAAGTCGCGGAATTGGCCCGATGTCGGGATGAGGTTCACACCAAAAGCGCCGAGAAGGACAAATATAAAGCCTTGGCTCGAAGACTCAAGGAAGAAAGGAACCAATACAAAGAGTCTTTGGACGATAAGTT GAATGAGCAATCCGAGTTGAaggatgaaatggaaaaaatgtccgAACTCATCGGTGATCTCCGTGAGAATTGCCAACAACTCCGAGATGAGCTCTTATTATGCAGGAGCAACAGCCAGAGCAAAGATTATCCCTCGGAATTTATCAGTGTGGGAACGCAAGTGCGGTTTCCCGAACAGAAATCCCGTGCTTCGTCCCTCAGTAATATGAAGAAAGGCTCGGCTCCCTCATTGGAATCTGTCCGTCGTGCAAAGGCTGTTTATGGCCCAGCCAAGGCCACTGCCAGCTCAGCCGGAAAAACTCGCTCCAGTGTGTCAAATTCGACCTCTTCGTCGATCGTGTCTCTCCGGGATGATCCAAAACAAAAGCCTTCCCCCCGAGGGAGCCCAATAAAGAAACCCCAAATGAGTGGAGTACGATCACCCGCCCATGGAGTTCGAGGCACTCCGTCCAAGTCTGGCGGGCCCAGAATAGCCAAACCTGTGGTAAAGCCGTCGCCGGTTCAGATGAGCAGCCCATCGAAAAAGCCTCTCTCTTCCAGATCATCCTCGCCTTTGACCCCTCCTAAGTCCATTACTAGTAACACTAGCTCTGGAAAACCCTCTCCTCTGCACCAAGGGTCCTCTCCCGCCAGAATATCCCGAATCCCCCAACCCTCTCCATCCAGAATACCAAGTGCCACACGTTACCAATCACCTTCCCATATCCGGCAGCTTACTCAGCATCACAGTAGGGCTGAATTGACTCCAAGCCCGCCCCCACCACCGCCTCCTTCTCAAATTCCAGAGCACGAGGAGGCCACGCCCAGCCCTCCAAAGACCCCTGTGGAGCCCCATAGTGGGCCAGGTCCGTATCCAAGTACTGCCTGCTTTACTAACGATGACATTGAGGACGAACTAGACTCGTCCGTGCTTCGCATAGAAGCTGACGGAAAAATCCAGATGGAAATCAAATCGAGCGACAACTCTCTGAGGTCGAGGTCCCCCGTCCTACCGAAAGGTCAGGACAAGGGCGATTCTCACGCCGGCGAAGGGTCATCATCCAATGAAAGCAATGCTGATGAAAATGACGAGCCCTCCGCCGATGACGAAGGAAGCCGAGATGGCGATCATACCGAAGACAAGGACCTTGGAGGAGTGGACACGCCCCGAACGTCGAGAAGACGGAGTGAGGGCGGGTCTCTGGCCGCCAGGCGAGTTCAAAGGACTTGGAAACACTTCTACGAAGAG GAATGTCATCCCGAGGCTGAAACGCTTGTCCCTGAATCGGAATTG TTGGAAGAGCGGAGAGAGCAGAATCCGGATTTGTCCCTGAGCAAATTGGCCGAGACCACTCTCTCTTCGCATCAAGGTCAGACCGAGGAGTCAATGAAGTCCCTCATCACAACAAGTTCACCCCGAGACCTGGATCGCAAATACTCCCTTCCCTCGAACATTAATGAATCCGTCCGTGCCAATGATGACCTCGATGACGCCATCAACGGCATCGAGTGTGCGATCCAAGGCCATCAAAATCGATCCAAATCCTTGTCGACGATCAAGCAAGGGCTGAAAATTCACATTGCTCGGCCTTGGCTGAAGAAGAAACCGGCCGTTGTGGAAGAATCATCAGAGGAGGAGATCGATCGGGTGTGTGGATCAATACAGAGCGTGATTCGAGCCCATGATCGACGCCAAAAGATCCTCCAAAGACTTGAGGCGGATAAAGACATGTTTGTGAGCGGCAAGGTGGACGCCCTGAAGGCCAAGTTCAATGAGAGGCGGGCCAAGACGGCGGCTGAGCGATCCGATGGGGTGACggatgatgacgaggatgtCGTCTACTGA
- the LOC131889628 gene encoding uncharacterized protein DDB_G0284459-like isoform X4, translating to MDLKKQLALTKHELNMSKDRCREQNQLLSHKDEIIVNLAHPGQLTRSISTSGHCNGDLSHVGPGSPYRTSSGSLNGLGSRPSLNKELMQKLRSMTETIKMLSQENSSLRTENEELRDDMLVDNTPTPSMPPDNHVPQSSEIIAPKMDSQKNNDYDDLSKPQLISLILSYDAKVKALTTEVAELARCRDEVHTKSAEKDKYKALARRLKEERNQYKESLDDKLNEQSELKDEMEKMSELIGDLRENCQQLRDELLLCRSNSQSKDYPSEFISVGTQVRFPEQKSRASSLSNMKKGSAPSLESVRRAKAVYGPAKATASSAGKTRSSVSNSTSSSIVSLRDDPKQKPSPRGSPIKKPQMSGVRSPAHGVRGTPSKSGGPRIAKPVVKPSPVQMSSPSKKPLSSRSSSPLTPPKSITSNTSSGKPSPLHQGSSPARISRIPQPSPSRIPSATRYQSPSHIRQLTQHHSRAELTPSPPPPPPPSQIPEHEEATPSPPKTPVEPHSGPGPYPSTACFTNDDIEDELDSSVLRIEADGKIQMEIKSSDNSLRSRSPVLPKGQDKGDSHAGEGSSSNESNADENDEPSADDEGSRDGDHTEDKDLGGVDTPRTSRRRSEGGSLAARRVQRTWKHFYEEECHPEAETLVPESELLEERREQNPDLSLSKLAETTLSSHQGQTEESMKSLITTSSPRDLDRKYSLPSNINESVRANDDLDDAINGIECAIQGHQNRSKSLSTIKQGLKIHIARPWLKKKPAVVEESSEEEIDRVCGSIQSVIRAHDRRQKILQRLEADKDMFVSGKVDALKAKFNERRAKTAAERSDGVTDDDEDVVY from the exons ATGGATTTGAAGAAGCAACTAGCCCTCACCAAACACGAGCTCAATATGTCCAAA GACCGCTGTCGTGAACAGAATCAGTTGTTGTCTCATAAGGATGAGATCATTGTCAATTTAGCTCATCCTGGTCAG CTCACGCGGTCCATCAGTACTTCGGGACATTGTAATGGCGATTTGAGTCATGTGGGTCCGGGATCACCTTATCGGACATCATCTGGATCGCTCAACGGCTTGGGATCCCGCCCGAGTTTGAATAAAGAACTTATGCAAAAGCTCCGGAGCATGACCGAAACGATCAAAATGCTCTCCCAGGAAAACTCCAGTCTAAGGACCGAGAATGAGGAGCTTCGCGATGATATGCTCGTGGATAACACACCCACTCCGTCCATGCCTCCGGACAATCATGTACCACAGTCGTCGGAAATAATTGCGCCAAAGATGGATTCGCAAAAAAACA ATGATTACGACGACCTTTCCAAACCCCAATTGATCTCCTTAATACTTTCTTACGATGCCAAGGTGAAAGCCCTTACCACAGAAGTCGCGGAATTGGCCCGATGTCGGGATGAGGTTCACACCAAAAGCGCCGAGAAGGACAAATATAAAGCCTTGGCTCGAAGACTCAAGGAAGAAAGGAACCAATACAAAGAGTCTTTGGACGATAAGTT GAATGAGCAATCCGAGTTGAaggatgaaatggaaaaaatgtccgAACTCATCGGTGATCTCCGTGAGAATTGCCAACAACTCCGAGATGAGCTCTTATTATGCAGGAGCAACAGCCAGAGCAAAGATTATCCCTCGGAATTTATCAGTGTGGGAACGCAAGTGCGGTTTCCCGAACAGAAATCCCGTGCTTCGTCCCTCAGTAATATGAAGAAAGGCTCGGCTCCCTCATTGGAATCTGTCCGTCGTGCAAAGGCTGTTTATGGCCCAGCCAAGGCCACTGCCAGCTCAGCCGGAAAAACTCGCTCCAGTGTGTCAAATTCGACCTCTTCGTCGATCGTGTCTCTCCGGGATGATCCAAAACAAAAGCCTTCCCCCCGAGGGAGCCCAATAAAGAAACCCCAAATGAGTGGAGTACGATCACCCGCCCATGGAGTTCGAGGCACTCCGTCCAAGTCTGGCGGGCCCAGAATAGCCAAACCTGTGGTAAAGCCGTCGCCGGTTCAGATGAGCAGCCCATCGAAAAAGCCTCTCTCTTCCAGATCATCCTCGCCTTTGACCCCTCCTAAGTCCATTACTAGTAACACTAGCTCTGGAAAACCCTCTCCTCTGCACCAAGGGTCCTCTCCCGCCAGAATATCCCGAATCCCCCAACCCTCTCCATCCAGAATACCAAGTGCCACACGTTACCAATCACCTTCCCATATCCGGCAGCTTACTCAGCATCACAGTAGGGCTGAATTGACTCCAAGCCCGCCCCCACCACCGCCTCCTTCTCAAATTCCAGAGCACGAGGAGGCCACGCCCAGCCCTCCAAAGACCCCTGTGGAGCCCCATAGTGGGCCAGGTCCGTATCCAAGTACTGCCTGCTTTACTAACGATGACATTGAGGACGAACTAGACTCGTCCGTGCTTCGCATAGAAGCTGACGGAAAAATCCAGATGGAAATCAAATCGAGCGACAACTCTCTGAGGTCGAGGTCCCCCGTCCTACCGAAAGGTCAGGACAAGGGCGATTCTCACGCCGGCGAAGGGTCATCATCCAATGAAAGCAATGCTGATGAAAATGACGAGCCCTCCGCCGATGACGAAGGAAGCCGAGATGGCGATCATACCGAAGACAAGGACCTTGGAGGAGTGGACACGCCCCGAACGTCGAGAAGACGGAGTGAGGGCGGGTCTCTGGCCGCCAGGCGAGTTCAAAGGACTTGGAAACACTTCTACGAAGAG GAATGTCATCCCGAGGCTGAAACGCTTGTCCCTGAATCGGAATTG TTGGAAGAGCGGAGAGAGCAGAATCCGGATTTGTCCCTGAGCAAATTGGCCGAGACCACTCTCTCTTCGCATCAAGGTCAGACCGAGGAGTCAATGAAGTCCCTCATCACAACAAGTTCACCCCGAGACCTGGATCGCAAATACTCCCTTCCCTCGAACATTAATGAATCCGTCCGTGCCAATGATGACCTCGATGACGCCATCAACGGCATCGAGTGTGCGATCCAAGGCCATCAAAATCGATCCAAATCCTTGTCGACGATCAAGCAAGGGCTGAAAATTCACATTGCTCGGCCTTGGCTGAAGAAGAAACCGGCCGTTGTGGAAGAATCATCAGAGGAGGAGATCGATCGGGTGTGTGGATCAATACAGAGCGTGATTCGAGCCCATGATCGACGCCAAAAGATCCTCCAAAGACTTGAGGCGGATAAAGACATGTTTGTGAGCGGCAAGGTGGACGCCCTGAAGGCCAAGTTCAATGAGAGGCGGGCCAAGACGGCGGCTGAGCGATCCGATGGGGTGACggatgatgacgaggatgtCGTCTACTGA
- the LOC131889628 gene encoding serine/arginine repetitive matrix protein 1-like isoform X2 produces MASRNKDLLSQSLKGRTSSQFRSTRVVRSQFLSRSVGEEDEDDNFDGDSIMDLKKQLALTKHELNMSKDRCREQNQLLSHKDEIIVNLAHPGQLTRSISTSGHCNGDLSHVGPGSPYRTSSGSLNGLGSRPSLNKELMQKLRSMTETIKMLSQENSSLRTENEELRDDMLVDNTPTPSMPPDNHVPQSSEIIAPKMDSQKNNDYDDLSKPQLISLILSYDAKVKALTTEVAELARCRDEVHTKSAEKDKYKALARRLKEERNQYKESLDDKLNEQSELKDEMEKMSELIGDLRENCQQLRDELLLCRSNSQSKDYPSEFISVGTQVRFPEQKSRASSLSNMKKGSAPSLESVRRAKAVYGPAKATASSAGKTRSSVSNSTSSSIVSLRDDPKQKPSPRGSPIKKPQMSGVRSPAHGVRGTPSKSGGPRIAKPVVKPSPVQMSSPSKKPLSSRSSSPLTPPKSITSNTSSGKPSPLHQGSSPARISRIPQPSPSRIPSATRYQSPSHIRQLTQHHSRAELTPSPPPPPPPSQIPEHEEATPSPPKTPVEPHSGPGPYPSTACFTNDDIEDELDSSVLRIEADGKIQMEIKSSDNSLRSRSPVLPKGQDKGDSHAGEGSSSNESNADENDEPSADDEGSRDGDHTEDKDLGGVDTPRTSRRRSEGGSLAARRVQRTWKHFYEELEERREQNPDLSLSKLAETTLSSHQGQTEESMKSLITTSSPRDLDRKYSLPSNINESVRANDDLDDAINGIECAIQGHQNRSKSLSTIKQGLKIHIARPWLKKKPAVVEESSEEEIDRVCGSIQSVIRAHDRRQKILQRLEADKDMFVSGKVDALKAKFNERRAKTAAERSDGVTDDDEDVVY; encoded by the exons ATTTGTTGTCGCAAAGCCTTAAAGGCCGGACATCTTCCCAATTCAGGTCCACCCGCGTGGTTAGGAGTCAATTCTTGTCCAGGTCAGTTGgtgaagaggacgaggacgacaaTTTCGACGGAGACTCCATTATGGATTTGAAGAAGCAACTAGCCCTCACCAAACACGAGCTCAATATGTCCAAA GACCGCTGTCGTGAACAGAATCAGTTGTTGTCTCATAAGGATGAGATCATTGTCAATTTAGCTCATCCTGGTCAG CTCACGCGGTCCATCAGTACTTCGGGACATTGTAATGGCGATTTGAGTCATGTGGGTCCGGGATCACCTTATCGGACATCATCTGGATCGCTCAACGGCTTGGGATCCCGCCCGAGTTTGAATAAAGAACTTATGCAAAAGCTCCGGAGCATGACCGAAACGATCAAAATGCTCTCCCAGGAAAACTCCAGTCTAAGGACCGAGAATGAGGAGCTTCGCGATGATATGCTCGTGGATAACACACCCACTCCGTCCATGCCTCCGGACAATCATGTACCACAGTCGTCGGAAATAATTGCGCCAAAGATGGATTCGCAAAAAAACA ATGATTACGACGACCTTTCCAAACCCCAATTGATCTCCTTAATACTTTCTTACGATGCCAAGGTGAAAGCCCTTACCACAGAAGTCGCGGAATTGGCCCGATGTCGGGATGAGGTTCACACCAAAAGCGCCGAGAAGGACAAATATAAAGCCTTGGCTCGAAGACTCAAGGAAGAAAGGAACCAATACAAAGAGTCTTTGGACGATAAGTT GAATGAGCAATCCGAGTTGAaggatgaaatggaaaaaatgtccgAACTCATCGGTGATCTCCGTGAGAATTGCCAACAACTCCGAGATGAGCTCTTATTATGCAGGAGCAACAGCCAGAGCAAAGATTATCCCTCGGAATTTATCAGTGTGGGAACGCAAGTGCGGTTTCCCGAACAGAAATCCCGTGCTTCGTCCCTCAGTAATATGAAGAAAGGCTCGGCTCCCTCATTGGAATCTGTCCGTCGTGCAAAGGCTGTTTATGGCCCAGCCAAGGCCACTGCCAGCTCAGCCGGAAAAACTCGCTCCAGTGTGTCAAATTCGACCTCTTCGTCGATCGTGTCTCTCCGGGATGATCCAAAACAAAAGCCTTCCCCCCGAGGGAGCCCAATAAAGAAACCCCAAATGAGTGGAGTACGATCACCCGCCCATGGAGTTCGAGGCACTCCGTCCAAGTCTGGCGGGCCCAGAATAGCCAAACCTGTGGTAAAGCCGTCGCCGGTTCAGATGAGCAGCCCATCGAAAAAGCCTCTCTCTTCCAGATCATCCTCGCCTTTGACCCCTCCTAAGTCCATTACTAGTAACACTAGCTCTGGAAAACCCTCTCCTCTGCACCAAGGGTCCTCTCCCGCCAGAATATCCCGAATCCCCCAACCCTCTCCATCCAGAATACCAAGTGCCACACGTTACCAATCACCTTCCCATATCCGGCAGCTTACTCAGCATCACAGTAGGGCTGAATTGACTCCAAGCCCGCCCCCACCACCGCCTCCTTCTCAAATTCCAGAGCACGAGGAGGCCACGCCCAGCCCTCCAAAGACCCCTGTGGAGCCCCATAGTGGGCCAGGTCCGTATCCAAGTACTGCCTGCTTTACTAACGATGACATTGAGGACGAACTAGACTCGTCCGTGCTTCGCATAGAAGCTGACGGAAAAATCCAGATGGAAATCAAATCGAGCGACAACTCTCTGAGGTCGAGGTCCCCCGTCCTACCGAAAGGTCAGGACAAGGGCGATTCTCACGCCGGCGAAGGGTCATCATCCAATGAAAGCAATGCTGATGAAAATGACGAGCCCTCCGCCGATGACGAAGGAAGCCGAGATGGCGATCATACCGAAGACAAGGACCTTGGAGGAGTGGACACGCCCCGAACGTCGAGAAGACGGAGTGAGGGCGGGTCTCTGGCCGCCAGGCGAGTTCAAAGGACTTGGAAACACTTCTACGAAGAG TTGGAAGAGCGGAGAGAGCAGAATCCGGATTTGTCCCTGAGCAAATTGGCCGAGACCACTCTCTCTTCGCATCAAGGTCAGACCGAGGAGTCAATGAAGTCCCTCATCACAACAAGTTCACCCCGAGACCTGGATCGCAAATACTCCCTTCCCTCGAACATTAATGAATCCGTCCGTGCCAATGATGACCTCGATGACGCCATCAACGGCATCGAGTGTGCGATCCAAGGCCATCAAAATCGATCCAAATCCTTGTCGACGATCAAGCAAGGGCTGAAAATTCACATTGCTCGGCCTTGGCTGAAGAAGAAACCGGCCGTTGTGGAAGAATCATCAGAGGAGGAGATCGATCGGGTGTGTGGATCAATACAGAGCGTGATTCGAGCCCATGATCGACGCCAAAAGATCCTCCAAAGACTTGAGGCGGATAAAGACATGTTTGTGAGCGGCAAGGTGGACGCCCTGAAGGCCAAGTTCAATGAGAGGCGGGCCAAGACGGCGGCTGAGCGATCCGATGGGGTGACggatgatgacgaggatgtCGTCTACTGA
- the LOC131889628 gene encoding uncharacterized protein DDB_G0284459-like isoform X1 produces MASRNKDLLSQSLKGRTSSQFRSTRVVRSQFLSRSVGEEDEDDNFDGDSIMDLKKQLALTKHELNMSKDRCREQNQLLSHKDEIIVNLAHPGQLTRSISTSGHCNGDLSHVGPGSPYRTSSGSLNGLGSRPSLNKELMQKLRSMTETIKMLSQENSSLRTENEELRDDMLVDNTPTPSMPPDNHVPQSSEIIAPKMDSQKNNDYDDLSKPQLISLILSYDAKVKALTTEVAELARCRDEVHTKSAEKDKYKALARRLKEERNQYKESLDDKLNEQSELKDEMEKMSELIGDLRENCQQLRDELLLCRSNSQSKDYPSEFISVGTQVRFPEQKSRASSLSNMKKGSAPSLESVRRAKAVYGPAKATASSAGKTRSSVSNSTSSSIVSLRDDPKQKPSPRGSPIKKPQMSGVRSPAHGVRGTPSKSGGPRIAKPVVKPSPVQMSSPSKKPLSSRSSSPLTPPKSITSNTSSGKPSPLHQGSSPARISRIPQPSPSRIPSATRYQSPSHIRQLTQHHSRAELTPSPPPPPPPSQIPEHEEATPSPPKTPVEPHSGPGPYPSTACFTNDDIEDELDSSVLRIEADGKIQMEIKSSDNSLRSRSPVLPKGQDKGDSHAGEGSSSNESNADENDEPSADDEGSRDGDHTEDKDLGGVDTPRTSRRRSEGGSLAARRVQRTWKHFYEEECHPEAETLVPESELLEERREQNPDLSLSKLAETTLSSHQGQTEESMKSLITTSSPRDLDRKYSLPSNINESVRANDDLDDAINGIECAIQGHQNRSKSLSTIKQGLKIHIARPWLKKKPAVVEESSEEEIDRVCGSIQSVIRAHDRRQKILQRLEADKDMFVSGKVDALKAKFNERRAKTAAERSDGVTDDDEDVVY; encoded by the exons ATTTGTTGTCGCAAAGCCTTAAAGGCCGGACATCTTCCCAATTCAGGTCCACCCGCGTGGTTAGGAGTCAATTCTTGTCCAGGTCAGTTGgtgaagaggacgaggacgacaaTTTCGACGGAGACTCCATTATGGATTTGAAGAAGCAACTAGCCCTCACCAAACACGAGCTCAATATGTCCAAA GACCGCTGTCGTGAACAGAATCAGTTGTTGTCTCATAAGGATGAGATCATTGTCAATTTAGCTCATCCTGGTCAG CTCACGCGGTCCATCAGTACTTCGGGACATTGTAATGGCGATTTGAGTCATGTGGGTCCGGGATCACCTTATCGGACATCATCTGGATCGCTCAACGGCTTGGGATCCCGCCCGAGTTTGAATAAAGAACTTATGCAAAAGCTCCGGAGCATGACCGAAACGATCAAAATGCTCTCCCAGGAAAACTCCAGTCTAAGGACCGAGAATGAGGAGCTTCGCGATGATATGCTCGTGGATAACACACCCACTCCGTCCATGCCTCCGGACAATCATGTACCACAGTCGTCGGAAATAATTGCGCCAAAGATGGATTCGCAAAAAAACA ATGATTACGACGACCTTTCCAAACCCCAATTGATCTCCTTAATACTTTCTTACGATGCCAAGGTGAAAGCCCTTACCACAGAAGTCGCGGAATTGGCCCGATGTCGGGATGAGGTTCACACCAAAAGCGCCGAGAAGGACAAATATAAAGCCTTGGCTCGAAGACTCAAGGAAGAAAGGAACCAATACAAAGAGTCTTTGGACGATAAGTT GAATGAGCAATCCGAGTTGAaggatgaaatggaaaaaatgtccgAACTCATCGGTGATCTCCGTGAGAATTGCCAACAACTCCGAGATGAGCTCTTATTATGCAGGAGCAACAGCCAGAGCAAAGATTATCCCTCGGAATTTATCAGTGTGGGAACGCAAGTGCGGTTTCCCGAACAGAAATCCCGTGCTTCGTCCCTCAGTAATATGAAGAAAGGCTCGGCTCCCTCATTGGAATCTGTCCGTCGTGCAAAGGCTGTTTATGGCCCAGCCAAGGCCACTGCCAGCTCAGCCGGAAAAACTCGCTCCAGTGTGTCAAATTCGACCTCTTCGTCGATCGTGTCTCTCCGGGATGATCCAAAACAAAAGCCTTCCCCCCGAGGGAGCCCAATAAAGAAACCCCAAATGAGTGGAGTACGATCACCCGCCCATGGAGTTCGAGGCACTCCGTCCAAGTCTGGCGGGCCCAGAATAGCCAAACCTGTGGTAAAGCCGTCGCCGGTTCAGATGAGCAGCCCATCGAAAAAGCCTCTCTCTTCCAGATCATCCTCGCCTTTGACCCCTCCTAAGTCCATTACTAGTAACACTAGCTCTGGAAAACCCTCTCCTCTGCACCAAGGGTCCTCTCCCGCCAGAATATCCCGAATCCCCCAACCCTCTCCATCCAGAATACCAAGTGCCACACGTTACCAATCACCTTCCCATATCCGGCAGCTTACTCAGCATCACAGTAGGGCTGAATTGACTCCAAGCCCGCCCCCACCACCGCCTCCTTCTCAAATTCCAGAGCACGAGGAGGCCACGCCCAGCCCTCCAAAGACCCCTGTGGAGCCCCATAGTGGGCCAGGTCCGTATCCAAGTACTGCCTGCTTTACTAACGATGACATTGAGGACGAACTAGACTCGTCCGTGCTTCGCATAGAAGCTGACGGAAAAATCCAGATGGAAATCAAATCGAGCGACAACTCTCTGAGGTCGAGGTCCCCCGTCCTACCGAAAGGTCAGGACAAGGGCGATTCTCACGCCGGCGAAGGGTCATCATCCAATGAAAGCAATGCTGATGAAAATGACGAGCCCTCCGCCGATGACGAAGGAAGCCGAGATGGCGATCATACCGAAGACAAGGACCTTGGAGGAGTGGACACGCCCCGAACGTCGAGAAGACGGAGTGAGGGCGGGTCTCTGGCCGCCAGGCGAGTTCAAAGGACTTGGAAACACTTCTACGAAGAG GAATGTCATCCCGAGGCTGAAACGCTTGTCCCTGAATCGGAATTG TTGGAAGAGCGGAGAGAGCAGAATCCGGATTTGTCCCTGAGCAAATTGGCCGAGACCACTCTCTCTTCGCATCAAGGTCAGACCGAGGAGTCAATGAAGTCCCTCATCACAACAAGTTCACCCCGAGACCTGGATCGCAAATACTCCCTTCCCTCGAACATTAATGAATCCGTCCGTGCCAATGATGACCTCGATGACGCCATCAACGGCATCGAGTGTGCGATCCAAGGCCATCAAAATCGATCCAAATCCTTGTCGACGATCAAGCAAGGGCTGAAAATTCACATTGCTCGGCCTTGGCTGAAGAAGAAACCGGCCGTTGTGGAAGAATCATCAGAGGAGGAGATCGATCGGGTGTGTGGATCAATACAGAGCGTGATTCGAGCCCATGATCGACGCCAAAAGATCCTCCAAAGACTTGAGGCGGATAAAGACATGTTTGTGAGCGGCAAGGTGGACGCCCTGAAGGCCAAGTTCAATGAGAGGCGGGCCAAGACGGCGGCTGAGCGATCCGATGGGGTGACggatgatgacgaggatgtCGTCTACTGA